Genomic window (Zingiber officinale cultivar Zhangliang chromosome 2B, Zo_v1.1, whole genome shotgun sequence):
CAAGCGAAATTGATCCAATGCCGAGTCCATTCATCCCGGAGCCAATTTGTTGTGCCGTGATTGAGTCCTTCCATATCCAACACACAAATGAGAGAGCAGCAATAGACTGGAAGAAATAAGCAGGGATGATGCTGTAAGTGAAAATCGCAGCAAAGACAATAAAAAAGAATTGATAACGTGATAACCCTCCCTTAGGCCTCTTATCCTGCTCATGTAATGCCCTGAGAAATACAGATAAAAATTACATATCATTTTCATTCCGTCCTATGCTTAATAATTCATTAGGAAAAACAACTTAACATACCTGTAAAACGAGATATTGGCGAGTACACTGGGCCACCATGCACATATACGTTGAATCCacaaaaaattttagaaacaaaccGGCAAATCCGAAACCCAAGAACTGTATAAATTGAATGTTAAATTTAtagtcactttttttttttttttgtatatgatTACTTCTTATAATAACTTTGGTACCTGAGTTGATAAAACCAAGAGCAAAGCGGGTAAAATATGAATTTCTTTTTGGTAAAAGATCTTGGCTACACTGATATTGGAAAAGCCTGGACTGCCTACCGAATTAACAAATATGGACATGGCAATATGTTCTTTGATATTGAAGGAGCACGGATTCAACGAAAACTTCCATCTTGTGCTCGGGATTCTCACAACTTTATTTGGCAAAACTCTGGCTAACAAATTACATCCAACATACAAGAAGATATCGATACAAATGGACAATATGTTGATGAACTGCTGCCTGAAAGAAGAGATTCAAAACTGCAGGATGCAGAGTGGAACACCAAGAATCCATATGCGGAATGTTAACACTTGCAACGTTTGATCGTCCGTCGAAGGAACTGTCAGTCGCACTCGTTCAATTGGTGAGTCATCCATCTTACAAAATAATTTAACACGATTATATTAATTATTAGTGGAGGATAGATTCAACGATACAAGAAAAAGTTACTGGGAAACAAGTCAGGAAGATTTTGCCTTCTTTTAAGATGTCCATATGCATTGATAAAGGTCACAAAGGAAAGAGAGCAATGCTATTTGATATGGTGCATGAGTGAGGGGTCGGATAGCCGACGTGGTTAGAAGTCAAGCTTATGTGAAGGTTAAAAGTCAAGCTTACGCGGAACTTAGAAGTCAAGCCTACATGGCGCCGGTTAAAGATCCAACttacgtggtggtcaaaagtcaagatgacGTGGCAGCTAGGGGTTAGACCTACACGGCAAGTAGAGACTCAGGAGGTAAGGTGTACATGTCAGGATTTACAAAGTAGGACAGGCAGAacaggatatgcaaaccaaggcgCACAGGTCAGGACAGGTCGGGACAGGTGGATGCAGACTAAGGCGTACAGGTCAAGATTTACAAGGTCATGATAGGCCGGGACAGGGTATGTAGGACGAGAATGTGCGCAGGACAGGATCAGGAAGTACAGGTCAGGATAGGTGGACATGGACTAAGACGTACATGTCAGGATATGCGGACCAGGATGTACAGGATAGGACTTACCGGATAAGGCTTGGAGGACAGGACATATGGACCTGGACGCACATGCCAGGATGGGCGAACATGGACTGAAGCGTATAGGTCAGGAATTACAGGACAGGGTATGTAGGACGGGAATGTGCGCAGGACAATATCAGAAAGTATAGGTCAGGATAGGTGGGCATGGACTAAGACGTACATGTCAGGATATGCGGACCAGGATGTACAAGATAGGACTTACCGGATAAGGCTTGAAGGACAAGACATATGGACCCGGATGCACAGGccgagtgttggttagtcctaggaaaatcgtactggttccactgtacaaaaattttgtacaagtgtcgaacctttcctaaataacctattgtgttctttagaagttaaattaggaatcgcaaacgaaacttaacattattgattccaaatttaacttatctgttcttaatggtttagatttggatcgcaagcggaacttaacactattgatctaaatccacctatgttataaattcaattaaatattaattttcaaaattggcttccaggttaaacatggcgaggcactaggccttcttggatatgggagcaaccaccacttcctagacaaagccttttaaggaaagctaatatttaatttctttatataactctaggtttaaccaaaaggaacaatcgaatcacaaattcgaaaaacaaaaacacaaactcgaataacaaatccgaaaaactagaatctattaCCTCTTgcgtttggaattcatacaaagaaaaataactagcatgatgtggaagaaaattactagttgtactttctctttgtatgctaatgacctcaagatcttctgcgtattcctcgcctcaccttggacgtcgtgtgggcgacgatcctccaagatgaacaccacccaaaagccttcttctccttctctatgtttggccaccaccacctcaagggaacaaaagagagcaagaggATAAGAATGTTAGATCCcgcgggtgttttgatgtgatcaaccaagttggttaggtcttgctttgtgtttgacccctgtgtctgagtatgcaggagcttaggagcgcagaaagtcgagcggaagacgcagctagcgagaaggacgacacgggatgggagccgacgggctcggtgcgtctgaaagACGAGAGAGcagcgaaagagtacaccggtgggcgagaagaacgtgcgtggcgttcgagggatgttaagacgggaggaagactgctcgaggagaaggccgaaaattgggttcgggtgagccctatttcggttggccggaatcacccaaaagaacgagacttcggaagacgaagcaaagaagcaagcaagctggaaaagctgccagccagcttggaggtgcctccatcaggcttggaggcgcctccagcttgagggcgccttcaacccctgttgaaggcgcctcggacccggCAGAATTGAACATTaagcttttggataaagttttatctactcTCTCGATGgaagcgccttggacccctattggaggcacctcggatatccgagataggatttccagaggctatataaaggcctcaggaactaggaattagaaatcaactgctccatcaactctgtaatcaattcctagcaatagttttgagctgtaagagtgtaaaaggcttctccaccttcagagaaggagatttttctactgcgcgTTTtttatcgccctggattaacaaccttcttggttgtaaccaggttaactcccgatcATCTCTATTTTTCTGTTTTGTTTTATtgctttaattattttattactatTGCTATTGTACTTTTGAGTtgaaaaatccgaggagggtagttttaatttgtgcaggcaattcaccccccctcttgccggcctccgctgcaccaacaagtggtatcagagcaagatcgcctcagaaggactaaccgccaactgaagcacaacgatcaagaagatggccggagcaaatattcatcctctgaagttcgacggagacttcgcgacgtggaaacgccggatggaggtattctttaaaactgaccaCTACTAAAAAAGGGCCCTTTAACGACGGGATTTCCCGTCGTTAAATGGGTGTTTCCCATCGTTAAAGGTCATCAATGACAGTATTTAATACCGTAGGAAGTTGTAGCTAAAAGTACCCGTCGGGAATTGATTAACGACGGGAAATAACATACCGTTGGTAAAAGTTTTTAACCACGGTATTAACTACCATCGTTAATGACAGTAACGACGGGTTTAGATACCGTCGTTAATGATAGTAACGACGTTTATAGTACCGTCGTTAATAGTAACAACGACAATTATATATATTACAATTTAACATCGTTTAATTATTTAACGACGGCCTAGCATACTGTTGTTAATGGCGGGGGTCGGTTTTGCATACCGTCGTTAATGACGATGACGATATCACTTATCGGACCTAtatacctatatatatatatatatatatatatatattataaattcatTAATGAatgctaataaaaactaaaacatAATATATTAAAACATCATCCGATAATTCATGATAATTGTTTCTATATCATTAAACTTTATATCACAACGTCTAATTACCATCCAACAAAATTAACATCTATTACATCAAAAATATTCATTTATCTAAAGTCTTCAGTATGCAAAATGTTGACATTCATAAAAACTTCAAAAAGTCTATTTCCCTTCCAAGCTCCAATACCTATaataaatatacaaaaaaaaaattagtgtcACAATAAAAACTTTAACAGAACTTAGAGTAACTTACCCAATCTACCTTAAAGAACAGTTAATATTGCAATTGCTATATGAAAACAATGGCTGATAGGGCAGATATAAAGAAAGAAAAGTGTGCAACACATACAGATCAGCAATCCAATGTAGGCTATGACATGCATGTGAGTTggacatagttttttttttttaaaaaaaaatcagtgaGCTTCATTATATTTCGAAAAGTGTTATTTCCTAACATGTAAAAGAGATTACATATTCCATAACATTGCAACAAAGTACGAAaattgttttaaagaatacccgTCAATCACTAAGATGAGCCTTCATTCTATTGTTCCTCACCAATTGCTTGTGTGCCTATGAACCTTCATTCTATTGTTCTTCACCAATTGCTTGTGTGCCTATGAAGCATTTACAAGTCAAAATGAACAAAACTAATCATTATGTTTATCAAGTAATAaacaagaaataataaaaaaaattaaagtaactAATTCAACATTCAATAGTATTTGAAGCCGATGCAGTCACTTGCACATTAGGTGGTAAATTCTTCAGCATCAACTCCTTAAAAGCTTTAAATTCAGATTCCATATTATTCATTTTCTCACATAGTGTGACATTCTCGTGATGAAGTTCTTGCTTTGACGCAATAGGTCCTCTCACATCTTTAGGCCTCACTCCTCCTCCATGGCCAAAAACATGATCATGTCGTTGAGGTCCAAAACATTTCTCAACAAGTTGAATATTTGACAAGGAGTAATCTTCTCGAACAACCTCACAAATCTCATCCTTcaataagttaaaagattttgaaatctatGATGAATCAAATATCATGtgaaaaatgaattaaaatgttaTATGCTCACATATTTTTCCATTGCATCAAGATCAACAATATGGTCTCCCTTTTTTCGTGTCTCAAAAAACATTGATGCAAAATCTGGAGGTTGTCCATCTTTTCCTCCCTATAAATATTAATAAGACACAATTTTATGTCTAAATTAATATACAATCCTTATAATATATGTCTTACCATTTCATATGCCAATTGCCTAAAAGGCTTGCTTCCTGTTCGATGTGGCATAGATTTCAAGGATCTATTCTGTGTATTTGTTTTACTCATTTTCTGCAAATATATTaatattagtaaaattttataaaaaatacatttaaattaaaaaagtaaTTTATAACATAAAAAAGATGGGATAAGAATAACCTGAAAACTTTcacttaaaaaatattctttaaccAACCATTCCCAATCTTGTTTATCCATTCCCTCGGGAACATTTTGTAAAGCTTCTTGACGTGTTTTGCATGGTTTTACAAATTTGGAGTTCATCTCGCATCTCCAATTCTTCCATAATTGTTGCATATGTTTAAGGGTTGTCTCACGATATAGCTCAATATCATCATTTTTGAACTTATCCTGAAAATTTTTTTGTAAGCATATAATAATGAGATAtttcatataataaaaaaattgattagtattaaatattttaaacacATGTTGAAACAATATGACATAACTAGTCTGTTAAAAGGGCATAAGATATTTCATATAATAACCATGTTTTGCAtggttattattttattttgtgaagATTCAAAACACAAAAATACAATTAAAAGGAACATCATCAGTAAAGGACGAAC
Coding sequences:
- the LOC122048967 gene encoding uncharacterized protein LOC122048967 isoform X2, whose protein sequence is MMTPHCSSIVTEKIKRSAIQRQSPSSYFRIMDSQNSSLGTKRKIFIAPGSLARGRGKITRHLGLSGQNHVSGSIEHELSLVNTCNNDMQYASEQVDHVEDSQAQMESSQDKSSTQQNLNKRGKNKCGIVCKLKNGEKLLINFYMGRAVGLNHQAFTRHLGIIVRDGNICPIRVLAWNKIREDAKNHMWAAVTDKFKNDDIELYRETTLKHMQQLWKNWRCEMNSKFVKPCKTRQEALQNVPEGMDKQDWEWLVKEYFLSESFQKMSKTNTQNRSLKSMPHRTGSKPFRQLAYEMGGKDGQPPDFASMFFETRKKGDHIVDLDAMEKYDEICEVVREDYSLSNIQLVEKCFGPQRHDHVFGHGGGVRPKDVRGPIASKQELHHENVTLCTQAIGEEQ
- the LOC122048967 gene encoding uncharacterized protein LOC122048967 isoform X1, which produces MMTPHCSSIVTEKIKRSAIQRQSPSSYFRIMDSQNSSLGTKRKIFIAPGSLARGRGKITRHLGLSGQNHVSGSIEHELSLVNTCNNDMQYASEQVDHVEDSQAQMESSQDKSSTQQNLNKRGKNKCGIVCKLKNGEKLLINFYMGRAVGLNHQAFTRHLGIIVRDGNICPIRVLAWNKIREDAKNHMWAAVTDKFKNDDIELYRETTLKHMQQLWKNWRCEMNSKFVKPCKTRQEALQNVPEGMDKQDWEWLVKEYFLSESFQKMSKTNTQNRSLKSMPHRTGSKPFRQLAYEMGGKDGQPPDFASMFFETRKKGDHIVDLDAMEKYDEICEVVREDYSLSNIQLVEKCFGPQRHDHVFGHGGGVRPKDVRGPIASKQELHHENVTLCEKMNNMESEFKAFKELMLKNLPPNVQVTASASNTIEC
- the LOC122048967 gene encoding uncharacterized protein LOC122048967 isoform X3, coding for MDSQNSSLGTKRKIFIAPGSLARGRGKITRHLGLSGQNHVSGSIEHELSLVNTCNNDMQYASEQVDHVEDSQAQMESSQDKSSTQQNLNKRGKNKCGIVCKLKNGEKLLINFYMGRAVGLNHQAFTRHLGIIVRDGNICPIRVLAWNKIREDAKNHMWAAVTDKFKNDDIELYRETTLKHMQQLWKNWRCEMNSKFVKPCKTRQEALQNVPEGMDKQDWEWLVKEYFLSESFQKMSKTNTQNRSLKSMPHRTGSKPFRQLAYEMGGKDGQPPDFASMFFETRKKGDHIVDLDAMEKYDEICEVVREDYSLSNIQLVEKCFGPQRHDHVFGHGGGVRPKDVRGPIASKQELHHENVTLCEKMNNMESEFKAFKELMLKNLPPNVQVTASASNTIEC